In Candidatus Neomarinimicrobiota bacterium, the DNA window AGTGCCGGTCATTTCCATTGCGCAGGTAAACGTCCAGTTGCCGGACACTGTGGCTGCGGCAGGGGACACACTTTTGATTCCTTTAAGTATTACAACCCCATTAGGGGGTGCCGTTATTTCCAGCCAGTTTGAGGTTTCATATGACACGAGCCTCATTAAGGGACTGGAAGTAATTATAGATGGGGTCACACTGCCTGACAGCGCCGGTTGGAAGTTGGAGTTCAACATCTCTGCCGGGCGGATTTCGGCCGGAATGGCGGGTGCGGACAGTCTTATTGGAATCGGTGTTCTGTCATATCTCAAATTTGTGGTCGATGAAAGTGCGGTACCAAATCAATCAAGTGAGCTAAAGATAGATACCCTGCTTTTCAATCAAGGTAGTCCGGTTGCAGTTATTCAGAACGGCTCTGTTTCTGTTATAGCAGTTGACATAGACGAGAGAGATGGAACCAATGGATTAGTGCGATCTTTCTCTTTAAGTCAAAATTTTCCCAATCCGTTTAATCCGGAGACTGTGATAAGATATTCTATCCCGAAAGCTGAGGAAGTGTCGCTCGTAGTGTATAACCTAA includes these proteins:
- a CDS encoding T9SS type A sorting domain-containing protein, whose translation is MPVSKRLLSILALLIVPVISIAQVNVQLPDTVAAAGDTLLIPLSITTPLGGAVISSQFEVSYDTSLIKGLEVIIDGVTLPDSAGWKLEFNISAGRISAGMAGADSLIGIGVLSYLKFVVDESAVPNQSSELKIDTLLFNQGSPVAVIQNGSVSVIAVDIDERDGTNGLVRSFSLSQNFPNPFNPETVIRYSIPKAEEVSLVVYNLIGEEVTHLIGETQQAGYYKVTWDASNVASGIYFYRLQAGDFVQTRKMILLK